One segment of Streptomyces sp. TG1A-8 DNA contains the following:
- the zwf gene encoding glucose-6-phosphate dehydrogenase, with translation MTTKDARPGKPGAEAATAEDRVPAGPAEDWLNPLRDARDRRLPRIAGPSGLVIFGVTGDLSRKKLMPAVYDLANRGLLPPGFSLVGFARRDWEDQDFAQVVHDAVREHSRTPFREEVWQQLAEGMRFVPGDFDDDTAFKQLRGAVEELDASRGTGGNFAFYLSVPPKFFPKVVQQLKKHGLAKAPQGAWRRAVIEKPFGHDLASARELNRIVHDVFEPDQVFRIDHYLGKETVQNILALRFANQMYEPIWNRSYVDHVQITMAEDIGIGGRAGYYDGIGAARDVIQNHLLQLMALTAMEEPIAFDAEALLTEKLKVLKSVCLPDDFGRHTVRGQYAAGWQGGEKVVGYLEEDGIDPKSKTDTYAAVKLEVDNRRWAGVPFYLRTGKRLGRRVTEIAVVFKRAPHSPFDSTATEELGSNAIVVRVQPDEGMTVRFGSKVPGTSMEIRDVSMDFAYGESFTESSPEAYERLILDVLLGDANLFPRHQEVEESWKILDPIEEYWAAHGTPAQYASGSWGPAEADEMLARDGRSWRRP, from the coding sequence ATGACGACCAAGGATGCGCGGCCCGGGAAGCCCGGCGCCGAGGCGGCCACCGCGGAGGACCGCGTCCCGGCCGGCCCGGCCGAGGACTGGCTGAACCCGCTGCGCGACGCCCGCGACCGCCGGCTGCCCCGCATCGCCGGGCCGTCCGGCCTGGTCATCTTCGGGGTGACCGGCGACCTGTCCCGCAAGAAGCTGATGCCGGCCGTGTACGACCTGGCCAACCGCGGTCTGCTGCCGCCGGGCTTCTCCCTGGTGGGCTTCGCCCGCCGCGACTGGGAGGACCAGGACTTCGCGCAGGTCGTGCACGACGCCGTGCGCGAACACTCCCGGACCCCGTTCCGCGAGGAGGTCTGGCAGCAGCTCGCCGAGGGCATGCGGTTCGTCCCCGGCGACTTCGACGACGACACCGCGTTCAAGCAGCTGCGCGGGGCCGTCGAGGAGCTGGACGCCTCCCGGGGCACCGGCGGCAACTTCGCGTTCTACCTGTCGGTGCCGCCGAAGTTCTTCCCGAAGGTCGTGCAGCAGCTGAAGAAGCACGGCCTGGCCAAGGCGCCGCAGGGGGCCTGGCGGCGCGCGGTCATCGAGAAGCCGTTCGGCCACGACCTGGCCAGCGCCCGCGAGCTGAACAGGATCGTGCACGACGTGTTCGAGCCCGATCAGGTCTTCCGCATCGACCACTACCTCGGCAAGGAGACGGTCCAGAACATCCTGGCGCTGCGCTTCGCCAACCAGATGTACGAGCCGATCTGGAACCGGTCCTACGTCGACCACGTGCAGATCACCATGGCCGAGGACATCGGCATCGGCGGCCGGGCCGGCTACTACGACGGCATCGGCGCCGCCCGCGACGTCATCCAGAACCACCTGCTGCAGCTGATGGCGCTCACCGCCATGGAGGAGCCCATCGCGTTCGACGCGGAGGCGCTGCTCACCGAGAAGCTGAAGGTGCTCAAGTCGGTCTGCCTGCCGGACGACTTCGGCAGGCACACCGTGCGCGGGCAGTACGCGGCCGGCTGGCAGGGCGGCGAGAAGGTCGTCGGCTACCTCGAAGAGGACGGCATCGACCCGAAGTCCAAGACCGACACCTACGCGGCCGTCAAGCTGGAGGTCGACAACCGCCGCTGGGCGGGCGTGCCGTTCTACCTGCGCACCGGCAAGCGGCTGGGCCGCCGCGTCACCGAGATCGCGGTGGTCTTCAAGCGGGCGCCGCACTCCCCGTTCGACTCCACCGCCACCGAGGAGCTGGGCTCGAACGCGATCGTCGTCCGCGTCCAGCCCGACGAGGGCATGACCGTCCGCTTCGGCTCCAAGGTGCCGGGCACCTCGATGGAGATCCGGGACGTGTCGATGGACTTCGCCTACGGCGAGTCCTTCACGGAGTCCAGCCCCGAGGCGTACGAACGGCTGATCCTGGACGTGCTGCTCGGCGACGCGAACCTGTTCCCCCGCCACCAGGAAGTGGAGGAGTCCTGGAAGATCCTCGACCCGATCGAGGAGTACTGGGCGGCGCACGGCACGCCGGCGCAGTACGCGTCGGGCAGCTGGGGACCGGCGGAAGCGGACGAGATGCTCGCACGAGACGGACGGAGCTGGCGCAGGCCATGA
- the opcA gene encoding glucose-6-phosphate dehydrogenase assembly protein OpcA: protein MKIDLTDTTASKINKALVQGRRAIGTPAVGMVLTMVIVTDEENAYDSIRAAEEASHEHPSRTLVVIKRHARTLRDRTASRLDAEVRVGSEAGTGETVVLRTYGEVSDHADSVVLPLLLPDAPVVVWWPVDAPEHPAKDPLGALAQRRITDLYAVERPLEVLEARMRNYAPGDTDLAWTRLTPWRSMLAAALDQAREKVASAAVEAEADNPSAELLARWLEARLGVPVDRVVSPGPVVTAVRLGTGKGEIVIDRPEGPLATLSLPGQPPRTLALKVRATSELIAEELRRLDADEMYAIALQGEAAKENA from the coding sequence ATGAAGATCGACCTGACGGACACCACGGCAAGCAAGATCAACAAGGCGTTGGTGCAGGGCCGGCGGGCCATCGGCACCCCGGCCGTGGGCATGGTCCTGACGATGGTCATCGTCACGGACGAGGAGAACGCCTACGACTCGATCCGGGCCGCCGAGGAGGCCTCGCACGAGCACCCCTCGCGGACCCTGGTGGTCATCAAGCGGCACGCCCGCACCCTGCGCGACCGCACCGCCTCCCGCCTCGACGCCGAGGTGCGGGTGGGCTCGGAGGCCGGCACCGGCGAGACGGTCGTGCTGCGCACCTACGGCGAGGTGTCCGACCACGCCGACTCGGTGGTGCTGCCGCTGCTGCTGCCGGACGCCCCGGTGGTGGTCTGGTGGCCGGTGGACGCGCCCGAGCATCCCGCGAAGGACCCGCTGGGCGCGCTGGCGCAGCGCCGGATCACCGACCTGTACGCCGTCGAGCGGCCGCTGGAGGTCCTGGAGGCCCGGATGCGCAACTACGCGCCCGGCGACACCGACCTGGCCTGGACCCGGCTGACGCCGTGGCGGTCGATGCTGGCCGCGGCCCTGGACCAGGCCCGGGAGAAGGTGGCGTCGGCGGCCGTGGAGGCCGAGGCCGACAACCCCAGCGCCGAACTCCTCGCGCGCTGGCTCGAGGCCCGGCTGGGCGTCCCGGTGGACCGGGTGGTCAGCCCCGGCCCGGTGGTCACGGCCGTGCGGCTGGGCACCGGCAAGGGCGAGATCGTCATCGACCGCCCCGAGGGCCCGCTCGCCACGCTGTCCCTGCCGGGCCAGCCGCCGCGCACCCTGGCCCTGAAGGTGCGCGCCACCTCCGAACTCATCGCCGAGGAACTGCGCCGCCTCGACGCCGACGAGATGTACGCCATCGCCCTGCAGGGCGAGGCCGCCAAGGAGAACGCCTGA
- the pgi gene encoding glucose-6-phosphate isomerase — MSESQTHRLTRRPEWAALTDHRAQGEPSLRELFAADPSRAERYVVEVGDLRIDYSKNLITDETLALLRELATATGVFELRDAMFRGERINITEQRAVLHTALRAPRDAVVEVDGENVVPGVHAVLDKMAGFAERVRSGEWTGHTGKRIRNVVNIGIGGSDLGPAMAYEALRAYTARDLTFRFVSNVDGADLHEATRDLDPAETLFIVASKTFTTIETITNATSARSWLLRALGGDEKAVARHFVALSTNAEKVTEFGIDPDNMFEFWDWVGGRYSYDSAIGLSLMIAIGPDRFREMLDGFHLVDEHFRTAPAEANAPLILGLLGVWYGNFHDAQSHAVLPYSHYLSKFTAYLQQLDMESNGKSVDRDGNAVDWQTGPVVWGTPGTNGQHAYYQLIHQGTKLIPADFIGFARPVGELSEELKAQHDLLMANFFAQTQALAFGKTAEEVRAEGVPAEQVPHRTFRGNHPTTTVLAGELTPSVLGQLVALYEHKVFVQGAVWNIDSFDQWGVELGKVLAKRVEPALTQGADVPGLDPSTTALVAAYRSLKNAQGEVN; from the coding sequence ATGTCCGAGTCCCAGACGCACCGGCTCACCCGCAGGCCCGAATGGGCCGCGCTCACCGACCACCGCGCCCAGGGCGAGCCGTCCCTGCGCGAGCTGTTCGCGGCGGACCCCTCGCGCGCCGAGCGGTACGTCGTCGAGGTCGGTGACCTGCGCATCGACTACAGCAAGAACCTGATCACCGACGAGACCCTGGCCCTGCTCCGCGAACTCGCCACCGCCACCGGTGTGTTCGAGCTGCGGGACGCCATGTTCCGCGGTGAGAGGATCAACATCACCGAGCAGCGGGCCGTGCTGCACACCGCGCTGCGCGCCCCGCGCGACGCGGTGGTCGAGGTCGACGGCGAGAACGTCGTCCCCGGCGTGCACGCCGTGCTGGACAAGATGGCCGGCTTCGCCGAGCGGGTCCGCTCCGGCGAGTGGACCGGCCACACCGGCAAGCGGATCCGCAACGTCGTCAACATCGGCATCGGCGGCTCCGACCTGGGCCCGGCGATGGCGTACGAGGCGCTGCGCGCCTACACCGCCCGGGACCTGACGTTCCGGTTCGTGTCCAACGTGGACGGCGCCGACCTGCACGAGGCCACCCGCGACCTGGATCCCGCCGAGACGCTGTTCATCGTGGCGTCCAAGACGTTCACCACGATCGAGACGATCACCAACGCCACCTCGGCCCGCTCCTGGCTGCTGCGCGCGCTGGGCGGTGACGAGAAGGCGGTCGCCCGGCACTTCGTGGCCCTGTCCACGAACGCGGAGAAGGTCACGGAGTTCGGCATCGACCCGGACAACATGTTCGAGTTCTGGGACTGGGTCGGCGGCCGGTACTCGTACGACTCCGCGATCGGCCTGTCCCTGATGATCGCCATCGGCCCGGACCGGTTCCGGGAGATGCTCGACGGCTTCCACCTGGTCGACGAGCACTTCCGCACCGCGCCCGCCGAGGCCAACGCCCCGCTGATCCTCGGTCTGCTGGGCGTCTGGTACGGCAACTTCCACGACGCCCAGTCGCACGCCGTGCTCCCCTACAGCCACTACCTGTCGAAGTTCACCGCCTACCTGCAGCAGCTGGACATGGAGTCCAACGGCAAGTCGGTGGACCGGGACGGCAACGCCGTGGACTGGCAGACCGGACCCGTCGTGTGGGGCACGCCGGGCACCAACGGGCAGCACGCCTACTACCAGCTGATCCACCAGGGCACCAAGCTGATCCCGGCGGACTTCATCGGCTTCGCCCGGCCCGTCGGCGAGCTGAGCGAGGAGCTGAAGGCCCAGCACGACCTGCTGATGGCGAACTTCTTCGCCCAGACCCAGGCCCTCGCCTTCGGCAAGACGGCCGAGGAGGTCCGCGCGGAGGGCGTGCCCGCCGAGCAGGTGCCGCACCGCACCTTCCGGGGCAACCACCCCACCACGACCGTCCTGGCGGGGGAACTCACCCCGTCCGTGCTCGGCCAGCTGGTCGCCCTCTACGAGCACAAGGTGTTCGTCCAGGGTGCGGTCTGGAACATCGACTCCTTCGACCAGTGGGGCGTGGAACTGGGGAAGGTCCTCGCCAAGCGCGTCGAACCGGCCCTGACCCAGGGCGCGGACGTGCCCGGTCTGGACCCGTCCACCACGGCCCTCGTCGCCGCCTACCGCTCGCTCAAGAACGCCCAGGGAGAAGTGAACTGA
- the gnd gene encoding phosphogluconate dehydrogenase (NAD(+)-dependent, decarboxylating), producing the protein MQLGLIGLGRMGGNMRERIRRAGHTVIGYDRNPELSDVKDLAELVEKLDAPRHVWVMVPAGTATQTVIDELKDLLSPGDTVVDGGNSRWTDDEKHAAELGVKGIGFVDAGVSGGVWGLENGYALMVGGDEEHVERLKPVFDALKPEGPYGYVHAGRVGAGHFSKMVHNGIEYAMMQAYAEGWELLESVSSVDNVREVFRSWQEGTVIRSWLLDLAVNALDDDEHLDRLRGYAEDSGEGRWTVEAAIDNAVPLPAITASLFARFASRQEDSPQMKMIAALRNQFGGHAVESAKKG; encoded by the coding sequence ATGCAGCTCGGCCTCATCGGTCTCGGCAGGATGGGCGGCAACATGCGCGAGCGGATCCGCCGCGCCGGCCACACCGTCATCGGCTACGACCGCAATCCCGAACTCTCCGACGTCAAGGACCTCGCCGAACTGGTCGAGAAGCTCGACGCGCCCCGCCACGTCTGGGTGATGGTGCCGGCCGGCACCGCCACCCAGACCGTCATCGACGAACTGAAGGACCTGCTCTCCCCCGGCGACACCGTCGTCGACGGCGGCAACTCCCGCTGGACGGACGACGAGAAGCACGCCGCGGAACTCGGCGTCAAGGGCATCGGCTTCGTCGACGCGGGCGTCTCCGGCGGGGTGTGGGGCCTGGAGAACGGCTACGCGCTCATGGTCGGCGGCGACGAGGAGCACGTCGAGCGGCTGAAGCCGGTCTTCGACGCGCTCAAGCCCGAGGGCCCCTACGGCTACGTCCACGCGGGCCGGGTCGGCGCCGGGCACTTCTCCAAGATGGTCCACAACGGCATCGAGTACGCCATGATGCAGGCCTACGCCGAGGGCTGGGAGCTGCTGGAGTCGGTGTCCTCGGTGGACAACGTCCGCGAGGTGTTCCGCTCCTGGCAGGAGGGCACGGTCATCCGCTCCTGGCTGCTGGACCTGGCCGTGAACGCCCTGGACGACGACGAGCACCTCGACCGGCTGCGCGGCTACGCCGAGGACTCCGGCGAGGGCCGCTGGACCGTCGAGGCCGCCATCGACAACGCGGTCCCGCTGCCGGCGATCACCGCGTCGCTGTTCGCCCGGTTCGCCTCCCGGCAGGAGGACTCGCCGCAGATGAAGATGATCGCCGCGCTGCGCAACCAGTTCGGCGGCCACGCCGTCGAGTCGGCGAAGAAGGGCTGA
- a CDS encoding histidine phosphatase family protein, with the protein MGDLLLVRHGETEWSRSGRHTGFTDLPLTPHGEEQAKSLAPLLTGRTFSLVLASPLSRAARTAALAGVSGVRTDPDLHEWDYGAYEGVTTDDIHTDRPGWDLWTDGVPPGREGFPGESPEQVGARADRVLSRVGPALADGDVLLVAHSHFLRVLTARHLGLPPAEGRLFRIDTGTLNRLSTEHGRPVVAEWNAKP; encoded by the coding sequence GTGGGGGACCTCCTTCTGGTCCGCCACGGTGAGACGGAGTGGAGCAGGTCGGGCAGGCACACCGGCTTTACCGACCTGCCTCTCACCCCGCACGGCGAGGAACAGGCCAAGTCCCTCGCCCCCCTCCTCACCGGACGGACCTTCTCGCTCGTCCTCGCCAGCCCGCTCTCCCGCGCCGCGCGCACCGCCGCGCTCGCGGGCGTGAGCGGGGTGAGGACCGACCCGGACCTGCACGAGTGGGACTACGGGGCGTACGAGGGCGTCACCACCGACGACATCCACACGGACCGCCCCGGCTGGGACCTGTGGACCGACGGTGTGCCGCCCGGCCGCGAGGGCTTCCCCGGGGAGTCGCCCGAACAGGTGGGCGCCCGCGCCGACCGGGTGCTGTCCCGCGTCGGCCCGGCGCTGGCCGACGGTGACGTGCTGCTGGTGGCGCACTCGCACTTCCTGCGGGTCCTCACCGCGCGCCACCTGGGTCTGCCGCCCGCCGAGGGGCGCCTGTTCCGCATCGACACGGGCACGCTCAACCGCCTGTCGACCGAGCACGGCCGCCCGGTCGTCGCGGAGTGGAACGCCAAGCCGTAG